In Lujinxingia litoralis, a single window of DNA contains:
- a CDS encoding SulP family inorganic anion transporter has translation MHPSLTNFRSTWLFNLRGDVLAGITVALALIPEAIAFSIIADVDPMVGLYASFCIAVTIAFTGGRPGMISAATGAMALVMVTLVADHGLEYLLAATILTGFLQFIAGVLKLGRFITFVPHPVMLGFVNALAILIFQAQLPQFEGATWLMYALVGLTLVIIYGLPRLTRALPSALMGIVLVTALVFTTGWELKTVGDMGTITRTLPMFALPQVPFNLETLRIIFPYALTLAMVGMLESLLTAQLLDEMTDTRSDKNQEIRGQGIANAIAGCFGGMAGCAMIGQSVINVKSGGRGRLSALVAGIFLMVLILAFGDVVMRIPMAALVGVMIMVSVGTFNWNSLLQMRRVPVGDSVVMLSTVATVVYTHDLAKGVALGVALSAIIFGWRIARLKVVSELSEGTKNYRVSGQFFFATCTAFTESLTPLDDPDTVILDFGDSHIWDLSAVNAIARQREKYESLGKTLRVVGLNPESQKLVDRVGLGAPAGH, from the coding sequence TTGCACCCCTCTCTGACCAACTTCCGCTCCACCTGGCTCTTCAACCTCCGCGGTGACGTGCTCGCCGGCATCACCGTGGCGCTGGCGCTGATCCCCGAGGCGATCGCCTTCTCGATCATCGCCGACGTCGACCCGATGGTCGGGCTCTACGCCTCATTCTGCATCGCGGTGACCATCGCGTTTACCGGCGGGCGCCCGGGCATGATCTCGGCCGCCACCGGCGCCATGGCCCTGGTGATGGTCACGCTGGTGGCCGATCACGGCCTGGAATACCTGCTGGCCGCCACCATCCTCACCGGCTTTCTGCAATTCATCGCCGGGGTCTTAAAGCTGGGCCGCTTTATCACCTTTGTGCCCCACCCGGTGATGCTGGGCTTTGTCAACGCCCTGGCCATCCTGATCTTCCAGGCCCAGCTCCCCCAATTTGAGGGCGCCACCTGGCTGATGTACGCCCTGGTCGGGCTGACCCTGGTGATCATCTACGGGCTCCCGCGCCTGACCCGCGCGCTGCCCTCGGCGCTGATGGGCATCGTGCTGGTCACGGCCCTGGTCTTTACCACCGGGTGGGAGCTCAAAACCGTGGGCGATATGGGCACGATCACCCGCACCCTGCCGATGTTCGCGCTCCCCCAGGTGCCCTTCAACCTGGAGACCCTGCGCATCATCTTCCCCTACGCCCTGACGCTGGCGATGGTCGGGATGCTGGAGTCGCTGCTCACCGCTCAGCTCCTCGACGAGATGACCGACACCCGCAGCGATAAAAACCAGGAGATCCGCGGCCAGGGCATCGCCAACGCCATCGCCGGGTGCTTCGGCGGGATGGCCGGCTGCGCGATGATCGGCCAGTCGGTGATCAACGTGAAAAGCGGCGGACGCGGTCGCCTCTCGGCCCTGGTCGCCGGGATCTTTTTGATGGTCCTGATCCTGGCCTTCGGCGACGTGGTCATGCGCATCCCCATGGCGGCCCTGGTCGGCGTGATGATCATGGTCAGCGTGGGCACCTTCAACTGGAACTCCCTGCTCCAGATGCGCCGGGTGCCCGTCGGCGACTCGGTGGTGATGCTCAGCACCGTGGCCACCGTGGTCTACACCCACGACCTGGCCAAAGGCGTGGCCCTGGGCGTGGCCCTCAGCGCCATCATCTTTGGCTGGCGTATCGCGCGCCTCAAGGTCGTCAGCGAGCTGAGCGAGGGCACCAAAAACTACCGGGTCAGCGGCCAGTTCTTCTTCGCCACCTGCACCGCGTTCACCGAGAGCCTCACCCCGCTGGACGACCCCGACACCGTCATCCTCGACTTTGGCGACTCCCACATCTGGGACCTCTCCGCGGTCAACGCCATCGCTCGCCAGCGCGAAAAGTACGAGAGCCTGGGCAAGACCCTCCGCGTGGTCGGACTCAACCCCGAGAGCCAGAAGCTCGTCGACCGCGTGGGGCTCGGCGCCCCCGCCGGGCACTGA
- the arfB gene encoding alternative ribosome rescue aminoacyl-tRNA hydrolase ArfB produces MSSEDDLEVKPGVTIPGWELYFTATRSGGPGGQHANKASTRVVLHWPVAQTTALTEADRRRVMRRLAGYINEEGVLLLASSETRSQYRNRQDARQRLAEKVEEALRRRKRRIETKPSRAAKRRRVEEKRRRGQKKELRKDPGSRDW; encoded by the coding sequence ATGAGCAGCGAAGACGATCTGGAGGTCAAACCCGGGGTGACCATCCCGGGTTGGGAACTCTATTTTACGGCCACCCGCTCCGGGGGACCGGGAGGGCAGCACGCCAACAAGGCCAGCACGCGGGTGGTGCTGCACTGGCCGGTGGCTCAGACCACCGCCCTCACCGAGGCGGATCGTCGCCGGGTGATGCGTCGACTCGCCGGCTACATCAACGAGGAGGGCGTGCTTTTGCTGGCCTCCAGCGAGACGCGCAGCCAGTACCGCAATCGCCAGGACGCCCGTCAGCGCCTGGCCGAGAAGGTGGAAGAGGCCCTGCGCCGGCGTAAACGGCGCATCGAAACCAAACCCTCCCGAGCCGCGAAGCGTCGCCGGGTGGAGGAGAAGCGCCGCCGCGGTCAGAAAAAAGAGCTGCGCAAAGATCCGGGCTCCCGAGACTGGTAG
- a CDS encoding YaiI/YqxD family protein, translating to MTIWVDADALPSAARDILVKASLTRRINVVLVANRWMPKPRAELVQTIVVPAGADVADDHIVEHCQQGDLVITADIPLADRVIERGCQVITAYGRELDEANVREALSMRDFKEELRDLGVMTGGPPPYGQSQKQGFANALDRWITRHHRP from the coding sequence ATGACCATCTGGGTCGACGCCGACGCCCTCCCCTCCGCCGCCCGGGACATCCTGGTCAAAGCCTCGCTCACTCGGCGCATCAACGTCGTGCTGGTGGCCAACCGCTGGATGCCCAAACCCCGCGCCGAGCTGGTCCAGACCATCGTGGTGCCCGCCGGCGCCGACGTGGCCGACGACCATATCGTGGAGCATTGCCAGCAGGGCGACCTGGTCATCACCGCCGACATCCCCCTGGCCGACCGCGTGATCGAGCGCGGCTGCCAGGTGATCACCGCCTACGGCCGCGAGCTCGATGAGGCCAACGTGCGCGAGGCCTTGAGCATGCGCGACTTCAAAGAGGAGCTGCGCGATTTGGGCGTGATGACCGGCGGGCCGCCCCCCTACGGTCAGAGCCAGAAACAGGGCTTTGCCAACGCCCTGGATCGCTGGATCACCCGTCACCACCGCCCTTAA
- a CDS encoding TIGR04255 family protein: MPIPASERIIFEPNPLVEVSCELSIERLLRLESELPVALQEAIRDRYPRQESSRDASRGLTTYDFISEDRFWKFSVNATHLRLATTEYTERQDFHRRLSPLLKAFSSIYDVHTASGFSLTYQDVINRHELGLNQSSYAELLKPAFAGELCDDALEEDEVDELMRFISLKLAQGRAHITHGLTRDEQNRRVYVIRTELFEQGRYPFEQIPQILLPYHDQGGYIFRWAISDRLKEALTSGAHHGICPPDVAGNHPS; the protein is encoded by the coding sequence ATGCCTATCCCTGCATCCGAACGCATCATCTTCGAGCCCAACCCCCTGGTGGAGGTGAGCTGCGAACTCTCGATCGAGCGTCTCCTGCGTCTGGAGAGCGAACTCCCGGTCGCGTTGCAGGAAGCCATCCGCGATCGCTACCCTCGCCAGGAGAGCAGCCGCGATGCCTCCCGGGGACTCACCACCTACGACTTCATCTCGGAAGACCGCTTCTGGAAGTTCTCGGTCAACGCCACTCACCTGCGCCTGGCCACCACCGAGTACACCGAACGCCAGGATTTCCACCGGCGCCTGAGCCCTTTGCTAAAAGCCTTCAGCTCAATTTACGACGTGCACACCGCGTCCGGCTTCAGCCTGACCTACCAGGATGTGATCAACCGTCATGAGCTGGGTCTGAACCAGAGTTCCTACGCGGAGTTACTCAAGCCCGCGTTTGCCGGCGAGCTCTGTGATGACGCGCTGGAGGAAGATGAGGTGGACGAGCTGATGCGCTTTATCTCGCTTAAACTCGCGCAGGGGCGAGCCCATATCACCCACGGGCTTACCCGCGACGAGCAGAATCGACGGGTCTATGTGATCCGCACCGAACTCTTTGAGCAGGGACGCTACCCCTTTGAGCAGATTCCTCAGATTCTACTCCCCTACCATGATCAGGGCGGCTACATTTTTCGATGGGCCATCAGTGATCGCCTCAAAGAGGCGCTGACATCTGGAGCACACCATGGCATCTGCCCCCCTGATGTTGCCGGAAACCACCCGTCGTAA
- a CDS encoding DEAD/DEAH box helicase, which translates to MSTTVDAAASVPTSTFDQLGLSAPILNAVTDAGYDTPTPIQAGAIPLLLAGHDIIGQARTGTGKTAAFALPMLDAIDLSERAVQGLILTPTRELAVQIAEAMESYARHRPGLTILPVYGGASMMGQLHALRRGVHVVVGTPGRVLDHLRRQSLRLDKVQALVLDEADEMLRMGFIDDVETILEATPTERRTALFSATMPRAIETVARKHLREPQSVTIESHHRTTIEQRFIRLRYPEKFFALDRLLRASDHEGVLVFAQRRADTEEIAQKLCELGHRAQALNGDLGQQQRELVLHRLRERQLDVVVGTDVAARGLDVDHLSLVVNYDLPFDVDTYTHRVGRTGRAGREGLAVSLVSNRQMAFIRQVERQMKVSVKPMQVPSAADVEHRAAEIHAARLREILVAKSPELSPHYNLVKALVDEGFHMTEVAAAASLLAAGDTLKPPTLADLNPIAPSSHRNSGGNKKSRSSRHRGRSKGRGSRSSKSSRGPRASKSASDPRASKSAGDERNERKDRKTSGRLATRKTRKKVSHRKGQSPPRDRD; encoded by the coding sequence ATGAGCACCACGGTTGACGCCGCGGCGTCTGTCCCCACGTCTACCTTCGACCAGCTCGGGCTGAGCGCGCCCATTTTGAACGCGGTCACCGACGCCGGCTACGACACCCCCACGCCCATCCAGGCCGGCGCGATCCCCCTGCTGCTGGCCGGCCACGACATCATCGGCCAGGCCCGCACCGGCACCGGCAAGACGGCGGCCTTTGCGCTGCCGATGCTCGACGCCATCGATCTCTCGGAGCGCGCGGTCCAGGGGCTGATCCTCACCCCGACCCGTGAGCTGGCCGTGCAGATCGCCGAAGCCATGGAGTCCTACGCGCGCCATCGCCCGGGCCTGACCATTTTGCCGGTGTACGGCGGGGCCTCGATGATGGGACAGCTCCACGCGCTGCGCCGCGGAGTGCACGTGGTCGTGGGCACCCCGGGCCGGGTCCTCGATCACCTGCGCCGCCAGAGCCTGCGCCTGGATAAGGTGCAGGCGCTGGTGCTCGACGAAGCCGACGAAATGCTGCGCATGGGCTTTATCGACGACGTCGAGACGATCCTGGAAGCCACGCCCACCGAGCGTCGCACCGCCCTCTTCTCGGCCACCATGCCCCGCGCCATCGAGACCGTGGCCCGCAAGCACCTGCGCGAGCCGCAGAGCGTGACCATCGAGTCGCACCATCGCACCACGATTGAGCAGCGCTTTATCCGCCTGCGCTACCCCGAGAAGTTCTTCGCGCTCGACCGCCTGCTGCGCGCCAGCGACCACGAGGGCGTGCTGGTCTTTGCCCAGCGCCGCGCCGACACCGAAGAGATCGCCCAGAAGCTCTGCGAACTGGGCCACCGCGCCCAGGCCCTCAACGGCGACCTGGGCCAGCAGCAGCGCGAGCTGGTGCTGCACCGCCTGCGCGAGCGCCAACTCGACGTGGTCGTGGGCACCGACGTGGCCGCCCGCGGCCTGGACGTCGACCACCTGAGCCTGGTCGTCAACTACGACCTGCCCTTCGACGTCGACACCTACACCCACCGCGTAGGCCGCACCGGCCGGGCCGGACGCGAGGGGCTGGCGGTGAGCCTGGTCTCCAACCGTCAGATGGCCTTCATCCGTCAGGTCGAACGCCAGATGAAGGTCAGCGTCAAACCCATGCAGGTCCCCTCGGCCGCCGACGTCGAGCACCGCGCTGCCGAGATTCACGCCGCTCGCCTCCGCGAGATTCTCGTGGCGAAATCCCCCGAACTCTCGCCGCATTACAACCTGGTCAAAGCCCTGGTCGATGAGGGCTTCCACATGACCGAGGTGGCCGCGGCGGCTTCGCTCCTGGCCGCCGGCGACACGCTCAAGCCCCCCACGCTGGCCGACCTCAACCCCATCGCGCCCAGCAGCCACCGCAACTCCGGCGGCAACAAGAAGAGCCGCTCCTCCAGGCATCGCGGCCGCTCCAAGGGCCGGGGCTCGCGCTCCTCGAAGTCCTCACGCGGCCCGCGCGCCTCGAAATCCGCCAGTGACCCGCGCGCCTCGAAATCCGCCGGCGACGAGCGCAACGAGCGCAAAGATCGCAAGACCTCCGGGCGACTCGCCACGCGTAAGACCCGCAAGAAAGTCAGCCACCGCAAGGGCCAGAGCCCCCCTCGCGATCGCGACTAA
- a CDS encoding ATP-binding protein, whose amino-acid sequence MSPLASSPDLLFDFPGEVAARCRAMNWEDTPLGPPQHWPAALRSGARMILNSRMPMTLAWGPELVQIYNEGYLPILQEKHPEALGQPVRRVYSEIWEEVRPLLEGVYRSGEALWLENHPFELRRKGRLEQCHFTFSYSPFRDEHGEVVGILASAVETTASVRAIRRARQLGRLGTFTEATSVEAVLSGGARCLEEAFEDLPRVLLFEVDAARDHLRLIETTEPRMGPRPLFDQIPWRSTREGLHLVELPGARQAGAGPWVWLPIVELHAGGPRVVAGMLASLHPHLPLDEDYRTFLQEVGATLARNIQRVRYLELTRANAQRRYEAVFRNSLDAMMLTTPQGEILEANPAAEALLGYSADELCEIGRRGIIDPDAPGLHAALVQVQRTGTYRGELCYRHREGTLIPCDVSCATFQDARGNLRASVTIRDLRARQDLESRLRHAQKMEAVGKLAGGVAHDFNNLLTVIQNSTQVLEEQLADPMASTQSLQAITEACARASALTERLLAFSRRQPMQKTALDLPTLIEALTPIMRPLIGNDVIFSRHLGPTCWPILADRQRIEQVLLNLLVNARDAMPEGGELTLKASNHVERRRRIDALGQALRPGRYVHLRFSDTGQGLSDQTLARLFEPYFTTKKEGTGLGMVTVAEVIRESEGAIFVESAPGQGCTFDLYFPAAEERATPSSDGPGAIRGRRSLLPWRVLLVDAQTTVRLATERLLILAGLEVTGVESAARALELVERPDLSPFDLLITEGPPPELPTAELIQRLKARAPGLRVLLVDASTSPDDAAELATQRDAPLLQKPYGYDELIAAILQVMNSSASD is encoded by the coding sequence ATGAGCCCCCTCGCTTCGTCGCCTGACCTGCTCTTTGACTTCCCCGGTGAGGTCGCCGCCCGCTGCCGCGCCATGAACTGGGAGGACACCCCGCTGGGGCCCCCACAGCACTGGCCCGCGGCGCTGCGCTCCGGGGCGCGCATGATCCTGAACTCGCGCATGCCCATGACCCTGGCCTGGGGGCCAGAGCTGGTGCAGATCTACAACGAGGGCTACCTGCCCATCCTGCAGGAAAAGCACCCCGAAGCGCTGGGGCAGCCGGTACGCCGGGTGTACTCCGAGATCTGGGAGGAGGTGCGCCCGCTGCTCGAAGGCGTCTACCGCAGCGGCGAAGCCCTCTGGCTGGAGAATCACCCCTTTGAGCTTCGCCGCAAAGGTCGCCTGGAGCAGTGCCACTTCACCTTCTCGTACAGCCCCTTTCGCGACGAGCATGGCGAGGTCGTCGGCATCCTGGCTTCGGCGGTGGAGACCACCGCGTCGGTGCGCGCGATCCGCCGCGCTCGCCAGTTAGGTAGGCTGGGCACCTTCACCGAAGCTACCAGCGTCGAGGCGGTGCTCTCCGGGGGCGCCCGCTGCCTGGAGGAGGCTTTTGAGGATCTGCCACGCGTCCTCTTATTTGAGGTCGATGCCGCGCGCGATCACCTGCGCCTGATCGAGACCACCGAGCCCCGGATGGGGCCCCGGCCCCTCTTCGACCAGATTCCCTGGCGCTCAACCAGGGAGGGTCTGCACCTGGTGGAACTTCCCGGCGCGCGCCAGGCCGGCGCCGGCCCCTGGGTCTGGCTACCGATCGTCGAGCTCCACGCCGGGGGGCCCCGGGTCGTCGCCGGGATGCTCGCCAGCCTCCACCCCCACCTTCCCCTGGACGAGGACTACCGCACCTTTCTCCAGGAGGTCGGCGCCACCCTGGCCCGCAACATCCAGCGCGTGCGTTACCTGGAGCTCACCCGCGCCAACGCTCAGCGACGCTACGAGGCGGTGTTTCGTAACTCGCTGGATGCCATGATGCTCACCACCCCGCAGGGAGAGATCCTGGAGGCCAACCCCGCCGCCGAGGCCCTCCTGGGCTACTCCGCCGACGAACTCTGCGAGATCGGCCGCCGGGGCATCATCGACCCCGACGCCCCCGGCCTGCACGCCGCGCTGGTGCAGGTTCAACGCACCGGCACCTACCGCGGCGAGCTTTGCTATCGCCACCGCGAAGGCACCCTGATCCCCTGCGATGTCTCCTGCGCGACCTTTCAGGACGCCCGCGGCAACCTGCGCGCCAGCGTCACCATCCGCGATCTGCGAGCCCGCCAGGACCTGGAATCCCGACTGCGCCACGCCCAGAAAATGGAAGCCGTCGGCAAACTCGCCGGGGGCGTGGCCCATGACTTCAACAACCTGCTCACCGTGATCCAGAACTCGACGCAGGTGCTCGAAGAGCAGCTCGCCGACCCCATGGCGAGCACCCAAAGCCTCCAGGCCATCACCGAAGCCTGCGCCCGGGCCTCGGCGTTGACCGAGCGCCTGCTGGCCTTCTCGCGCCGCCAACCGATGCAAAAGACCGCGCTCGATCTGCCGACGCTCATCGAAGCCCTGACCCCGATCATGCGCCCTTTGATCGGCAACGACGTGATCTTCTCCCGCCATCTCGGCCCCACCTGCTGGCCGATCCTGGCCGACCGCCAGCGCATCGAACAGGTGCTACTCAACCTGCTGGTCAATGCCCGCGACGCCATGCCCGAGGGCGGCGAACTCACGCTGAAAGCGAGCAACCACGTCGAACGCCGCCGGCGCATCGACGCCCTGGGCCAGGCCCTGCGCCCGGGCCGCTACGTCCACCTGCGCTTTAGCGACACCGGCCAGGGCCTCAGCGATCAGACGCTCGCCAGGCTCTTCGAGCCCTACTTCACCACCAAAAAAGAGGGGACCGGCCTGGGCATGGTCACCGTGGCCGAGGTCATCCGGGAGTCGGAGGGCGCCATCTTCGTGGAGAGCGCGCCGGGCCAGGGCTGCACCTTTGATCTCTACTTCCCCGCCGCCGAGGAGCGCGCGACGCCCTCGTCTGACGGCCCGGGCGCGATCCGCGGCCGGCGCTCCCTGCTCCCCTGGCGGGTGCTCCTCGTCGACGCCCAGACGACGGTGCGCCTCGCCACCGAGCGCCTGCTGATCCTGGCCGGCCTGGAGGTCACCGGCGTCGAAAGCGCCGCCCGCGCCCTGGAGCTGGTGGAGCGCCCGGACCTTTCCCCCTTCGATCTCCTCATCACCGAGGGGCCCCCCCCCGAACTCCCCACCGCAGAGCTTATCCAACGCCTGAAAGCCCGCGCCCCCGGGCTGCGCGTCCTCCTCGTCGACGCCTCCACCAGCCCCGACGACGCGGCCGAGCTCGCCACTCAACGCGACGCCCCCCTGCTCCAAAAACCCTACGGCTACGACGAGCTCATCGCCGCGATCCTCCAGGTCATGAACTCGTCGGCATCCGACTAA
- a CDS encoding CvfB family protein, producing MIEIGQHTTLTVIARGAQGYVLQGQGPEERLDLPAQEAPSTLKPGEQVRVFVYLDSDDVPVATTREPKVVVGQCAWLSVKEVNAVGAFVDWGLGKDLLVPFAEQGTPMRAGRSYLIYAYIDSTGRIAGTRRLDTYLSTDGSQFSAGDEVDLVLWERSDLGFKAVINHTHVGMLFEREILGELKPGESLRGYIQEVRPDTRINLSLQRHTASARDALQSAIFQDLQSRGGVSTLTDKSSPEAIFEAFGVSKKSYKKALGALYRARMIELEPGIVRLV from the coding sequence ATGATCGAGATCGGTCAACACACCACACTCACCGTGATCGCGCGCGGCGCACAGGGCTACGTGCTCCAGGGCCAGGGGCCTGAGGAGCGTCTGGACCTGCCGGCTCAGGAGGCCCCCTCGACGTTGAAGCCTGGCGAGCAGGTGCGGGTGTTTGTGTACCTCGATTCCGACGATGTGCCGGTGGCCACCACCCGGGAGCCCAAAGTCGTGGTGGGCCAGTGCGCCTGGCTCAGTGTCAAAGAGGTCAACGCGGTGGGGGCCTTTGTGGACTGGGGGCTGGGCAAAGACCTGCTGGTGCCCTTTGCCGAGCAGGGCACCCCGATGCGCGCGGGGCGCTCCTACCTGATCTACGCCTACATCGACAGCACCGGGCGGATCGCGGGAACTCGCCGGCTCGACACGTATCTCTCGACCGACGGCAGCCAGTTCAGCGCCGGCGACGAGGTGGATCTGGTGCTCTGGGAGCGCAGCGACCTGGGCTTTAAGGCCGTGATCAATCACACCCATGTGGGGATGCTCTTTGAGCGGGAGATCCTGGGCGAGCTCAAGCCTGGCGAGTCGCTGCGCGGCTACATTCAGGAGGTGCGCCCGGATACCCGCATCAACCTGAGTCTGCAGCGGCATACGGCGTCGGCCCGCGACGCCCTGCAGAGCGCGATTTTTCAAGACCTCCAGTCTCGGGGCGGGGTCTCCACGCTCACCGATAAGAGCTCGCCGGAGGCGATTTTTGAGGCCTTTGGTGTGAGCAAAAAGAGCTACAAAAAGGCGCTGGGGGCACTCTATCGGGCACGGATGATCGAGCTGGAGCCGGGGATCGTGCGTCTGGTCTGA
- a CDS encoding RES family NAD+ phosphorylase has product MPDSPADTPATLRELPESLELTTLKPHTPLYRIQAAGYPSPIFFGRGPHARFNDPAGEFGVCYVSTSPEGAFVETLGRGKLQGQALALSALDDQILYQLTCTQPLRVVRLDGHYLLRMGLESSLINAPDYMASQHLAARLFHHRDQPDALRYPARHDLERRSLALFERASTHAPHWVWESQGSLLANRSFLEAMVERYQLAITT; this is encoded by the coding sequence ATGCCAGACTCGCCAGCCGACACCCCTGCGACGCTTCGGGAGCTCCCCGAGTCTCTGGAGCTAACGACACTAAAGCCCCATACCCCGCTCTACCGCATTCAGGCGGCGGGCTACCCCAGCCCTATCTTTTTCGGGCGAGGCCCCCACGCCCGCTTCAACGATCCCGCCGGGGAGTTTGGCGTCTGCTACGTCTCCACCTCGCCAGAAGGGGCCTTTGTCGAGACTCTGGGCCGCGGCAAACTTCAAGGGCAGGCTCTGGCTCTGAGCGCTCTGGACGATCAGATACTCTATCAGCTGACCTGCACGCAGCCCCTTCGGGTCGTACGCCTCGACGGCCATTACCTGCTGCGAATGGGACTGGAAAGCAGCCTGATCAACGCCCCCGACTACATGGCCTCGCAACACCTGGCTGCCCGCCTTTTCCATCACCGCGACCAACCCGACGCCCTGCGCTACCCTGCGCGCCATGATCTCGAGCGCCGCTCGCTGGCCCTCTTCGAGCGCGCCTCCACCCACGCGCCTCACTGGGTCTGGGAGTCACAGGGCTCCCTGCTTGCCAATCGTTCTTTTCTCGAAGCCATGGTCGAGCGCTACCAGCTGGCCATCACCACCTGA
- a CDS encoding TraR/DksA family transcriptional regulator: MEEEELQALREKLLARRRELLTQGDLSVDPNRPTPVEHADEDEQPLNEMNQVIASKRNRARVDELRKIEAALQRMAADPEEFGLCLDCDEPIPVRRLELMPWATLCVPCQTKRSGPRRDGRRRHLRDFDD, from the coding sequence TTGGAAGAAGAAGAACTGCAGGCATTGCGCGAGAAACTCCTGGCCCGTCGCCGGGAACTCCTCACTCAGGGCGACCTCAGCGTCGACCCGAACCGCCCCACGCCGGTGGAGCATGCCGATGAAGACGAGCAGCCCCTCAACGAGATGAACCAGGTCATCGCCTCCAAGCGCAACCGGGCTCGCGTCGACGAGCTGCGCAAGATCGAGGCCGCGCTCCAACGCATGGCCGCCGACCCCGAGGAGTTCGGCCTCTGCCTGGACTGCGATGAGCCCATCCCGGTGCGCCGCCTGGAGCTGATGCCCTGGGCCACCTTATGCGTGCCTTGCCAGACCAAGCGTTCCGGTCCGCGCCGCGACGGTCGGCGGCGGCATCTGCGCGATTTTGACGACTGA
- a CDS encoding helix-turn-helix transcriptional regulator translates to MKRAVQAAHAAYRLERSEAEWLEGLLALMAPLLDRGRGVVAYRWVCDRHRVQALTFRQQGGRGGDEQMFRDLLQHLDPTRARLAYEHPYRYRALSEIAGEHPTLKHLRQDSDMQRLAHGRDVVDFEMLRMDEGGGSGFMFCVLLDRPVAMSASRRAIWERVGAHVAAGARLRRRLDSRGLEGAAAVFDRSRSLLEVPDPRLRSEHARQQVRHLIEAREHASSLAADRPLEALNLWQGMVEGRWSLLDVIDTDGRSFTVLHENPLEVRCNVSLSERERQVAYLVGRGHHVKLAAYELGLSPSTVRSQLRSALLKLNLEDRSALVRLVASVFGAESQIRLAESELLVLAQPPLRLPAGLSEAERDVARQVAQGRTNAEIAAARGSAERTVANQLASIYRKLGLNSRQELVQTICDEQPSTDPG, encoded by the coding sequence ATGAAAAGAGCCGTGCAGGCTGCGCATGCGGCATATCGATTGGAGCGTAGCGAGGCGGAGTGGCTGGAGGGGTTGCTGGCGTTGATGGCGCCCCTGCTCGACCGGGGCCGGGGCGTGGTGGCGTATCGCTGGGTCTGTGATCGCCACCGGGTGCAGGCCCTGACCTTTCGTCAGCAGGGCGGTCGCGGTGGGGATGAGCAGATGTTTCGCGACCTGCTCCAACACCTCGATCCGACCCGGGCCCGGCTGGCCTACGAGCATCCCTATCGCTACCGCGCCCTCTCCGAGATCGCTGGCGAGCATCCGACCCTGAAGCATCTGCGTCAGGACAGCGACATGCAGCGTCTGGCGCATGGCCGCGACGTGGTCGATTTTGAAATGCTGCGGATGGATGAGGGAGGGGGCTCCGGCTTTATGTTTTGCGTGCTGCTGGACAGGCCGGTCGCGATGTCGGCATCTCGCCGCGCGATCTGGGAGCGGGTCGGGGCCCACGTGGCCGCCGGCGCGCGCCTGCGCCGTCGCCTGGATTCGCGGGGGTTGGAGGGGGCGGCGGCCGTTTTTGATCGGAGCCGCTCGCTGCTGGAGGTTCCGGATCCACGGCTGCGCTCCGAGCACGCGCGTCAGCAGGTGCGTCATCTCATCGAAGCGCGGGAGCATGCCAGCAGCCTGGCCGCCGATCGCCCGCTGGAGGCGTTGAACCTGTGGCAGGGCATGGTGGAGGGGCGCTGGTCGCTGCTGGATGTGATCGACACCGATGGGCGCTCCTTTACCGTATTGCACGAAAACCCGCTGGAGGTGCGCTGCAACGTGAGCCTGAGTGAGCGCGAGCGTCAGGTGGCCTACCTGGTGGGGCGAGGGCACCATGTGAAGCTGGCGGCCTATGAGCTGGGGCTCTCGCCATCGACGGTGCGCTCGCAGCTGCGCTCGGCGCTGCTCAAACTCAACCTGGAGGATCGCTCGGCCCTGGTGCGTCTGGTGGCGTCGGTGTTCGGGGCGGAGTCGCAGATTCGGCTCGCGGAGTCTGAGCTGTTGGTGCTGGCTCAGCCGCCGCTGCGTCTGCCGGCGGGATTGAGCGAGGCCGAGCGCGATGTGGCGCGCCAGGTGGCTCAGGGGCGCACCAACGCCGAGATCGCCGCGGCGCGGGGCAGCGCCGAGCGCACCGTGGCCAATCAGCTCGCCAGCATCTACCGCAAGCTGGGGCTGAACTCGCGTCAGGAGCTGGTGCAAACGATCTGCGACGAGCAGCCCTCGACGGACCCAGGCTGA